A genomic window from Scomber scombrus chromosome 18, fScoSco1.1, whole genome shotgun sequence includes:
- the LOC133998929 gene encoding basic proline-rich protein-like, whose product MTTTSSLLGRGPGPGLGLVLVEFQYEYEGRDGSLVSIKPNERYVLLSKTNEHWWQVVHGDGGSRPFYIPAKYVRELPLDLPSPLDFTEPPSPEPPLLLPAAVPVPVPVPVPVPKTLEDSNGTKTKPGDEVTIRLRPETSSNYRKSENRMSTFGVPLDFQDLVPVAPPPQRHSGPPAGPAESGPTLRVLEDQVDSGKPRVPSFSPADPLPRSQPIPVETPVVPPPPYLSWSPRRPGAPHPAGVQRGGGLPEGGRLKPHLRVHPGPEPGPGGSEESGTGTGPPGPPGPPSPPTGPELSRPRLARLR is encoded by the exons ATGACAACGACCTCTTCCCTGCTCGGCAGAG GTCCAGGTCCTGGTCTGGGTCTGGTCCTGGTGGAGTTCCAGTATGAGTACGAGGGTCGAGACGGGTCTCTGGTCTCCATCAAACCCAACGAGCGCTACGTTCTGCTGAGTAAGACCAACGAGCACTGGTGGCAGGTGGTCCATGGGGACGGGGGGTCCAGACCCTTCTACATCCCCGCCAAGTACGTCAGGGAGCTTCCTCTGGACCTGCCGTCCCCCCTGGACTTCACCGAGCCCCCCAGCCCTGAACCGCCGCTGCTGCTCCCTGCAGCAGTCCCGGTCCCGGTCCCGGTCCCGGTCCCAGTCCCAAAGACTCTGGAGGACTCCAACGGGACCAAAACCAAACCGGGAGACGAGGTGACGATCCGGCTCAGACCCGAGACCTCCTCCAATTACCGCAAGTCTGAGAACCGCATGTCGACGTTTGGGGTCCCGCTGGACTTCCAGGACCTGGTTCCGGTGGCGCCCCCCCCCCAGAGACACTCCGGCCCCCCCGCTGGTCCTGCAGAGTCCGGTCCAACTCTGAGGGTCCTGGAGGACCAGGTGGACTCTGGGAAGCCTCGGGTCCCCAGCTTCAGCCCGGCGGACCCCCTCCCCCGGTCCCAGCCCATCCCGGTGGAGACTCCGgtggtccccccccccccctacctcAGCTGGTCTCCACGACGACCAGGAGCCCCCCATCCAGCCGGAGTCCAGCGAGGAGGAGGACTCCCTGAAGGGGGACGACTCAAACCACATCTACGAGTCCATCCAGGACCTGAACCTGGACCTGGAGGCTCTGAAGAGTCCGGCACCGGCACCGGCCCCCCCGGCCCCCCTGGCCCCCCCAGTCCCCCCACAG GACCGGAGCTCTCTCGGCCCCGACTCGCCCGTCTACGCTAA
- the LOC133999183 gene encoding histone H1-like encodes MLTEDQERRPGIERNNESSSGPSVEEQNVAADQPKNRRLPEAIVETVAASKERGGLSLPDLYKALAAQGYDVDKIMGRIITAIKQLVEKGILVQTKGTLKMNKKADTKAKKQAKKTTPKAEKPATPKSAAKTPAAKTPAAKTPVAKTPAAKTPAAKTPAAKTPAAKTPAAKTPAAKKPAAKKPAAKKPKTPATKKSQKKMSAVTKRAAKKVPPAKKVRAKKVAKLKAKKAAPRKK; translated from the exons ATGCTTACAGAAGATCAGGAGAGGCGACCTG ggATTGAGAGGAACAATGAGAGCAGCTCAGGTCCTTCTGTTGAGGAGCAAAATGTTGCAGCTG ATCAACCGAAGAACAGGCGACTTCCCGAG GCCATCGTAGAAACGGTGGCTGCATCCAAGGAGCGGGGAGGCTTGTCTCTACCTGACCTTTATAAGGCTCTGGCTGCCCAAGGCTACGATGTGGACAAGATCATGGGCCGCATCATTACTGCCATTAAGCAACTGGTGGAGAAAGGGATTCTGGTCCAGACCAAAGGGACCCTAAAGATGAATAAGAAAGCTGACACCAAGGCCAAGAAGCAAGCAAAGAAAACCACTCCTAAAGCTGAGAAGCCCGCCACACCGAAAAGTGCAGCCAAGACACCTGCAGCCAAGACACCTGCAGCCAAGACACCTGTAGCCAAGACTCCTGCAGCCAAGACTCCTGCAGCCAAGACTCCTGCAGCAAAGACACCTGCAGCAAAGACACCTGCAGCCAAGACTCCTGCAGCCAAGAAACCTGCAGCCAAGAAACCTGCAGCCAAGAAACCAAAGACACCAGCCACTAAGAAGTCCCAGAAGAAGATGTCTGCAGTGACCAAAAGAGCAGCCAAAAAGGTTCCTCCAGCCAAGAAAGTCCGTGCAAAAAAGGTTGCAAAGCTCAAAGCCAAGAAGGCAGCACCCAGGAAGAAGTGA